The proteins below come from a single Gordonia pseudamarae genomic window:
- a CDS encoding DUF3046 domain-containing protein codes for MRMTEFTELMHTRFGVQTADSILTDHVLTVFGGRTGAQAIEDGHDPRSVWVAICRDFDVPREHW; via the coding sequence GTGCGAATGACCGAGTTCACCGAACTGATGCACACGCGATTCGGTGTGCAGACCGCCGATTCGATCCTCACCGACCACGTCCTGACGGTGTTCGGCGGACGGACCGGGGCCCAGGCCATCGAGGACGGTCACGACCCGCGCAGCGTGTGGGTGGCGATCTGCCGCGACTTCGACGTACCCCGCGAACACTGGTAG
- the recA gene encoding recombinase RecA: MAPTQDREKALDLALAQIDKNFGKGSVMRLGQEARQPIEVIPTGSIALDVALGIGGLPRGRVVEIYGPESSGKTTVALHAVANAQAQGGIAAFIDAEHALDPDYAAKLGVDTDALLVSQPDTGEQALEIADMLIRSGALDILVIDSVAALVPKAEIEGEMGDSHVGLQARLMSQALRKMTSALNQSKTTAIFINQLREKIGVMFGSPETTTGGKALKFYSSVRLDVRRIETLKDGTDAVGNRTRVKVVKNKVAPPFKQAEFDILYGHGISKEGSLIDLGVAEGFIRKSGSWYTYEGDQLGQGKENARNYLKENPETADEVEKKIKEKLGIGAVLDEDDVAPAPVEF; the protein is encoded by the coding sequence ATGGCACCGACTCAGGATCGTGAGAAGGCTCTCGATCTCGCGCTCGCGCAGATCGACAAGAACTTCGGCAAGGGTTCGGTCATGCGGCTCGGGCAGGAGGCCCGCCAGCCCATCGAGGTCATCCCCACCGGCTCGATCGCGCTGGACGTCGCGCTGGGTATCGGCGGGTTGCCGCGCGGCCGCGTCGTGGAGATCTACGGTCCGGAATCGTCGGGTAAGACCACGGTGGCACTGCATGCGGTGGCCAACGCGCAGGCCCAGGGCGGTATCGCCGCGTTCATCGATGCCGAGCACGCGCTCGACCCCGACTACGCCGCCAAGTTGGGCGTCGACACCGACGCGCTGCTCGTGTCGCAGCCCGATACCGGCGAGCAGGCGCTGGAGATCGCCGATATGCTGATCCGTTCGGGTGCGCTCGACATCCTGGTCATCGACTCCGTTGCCGCGCTGGTTCCCAAGGCCGAGATCGAGGGCGAGATGGGCGACAGCCACGTCGGTCTGCAGGCGCGACTGATGAGCCAGGCGCTGCGGAAGATGACCTCGGCGCTCAACCAGTCCAAGACCACCGCCATCTTCATCAACCAGCTCCGCGAGAAGATCGGCGTGATGTTCGGTTCCCCCGAAACCACCACCGGCGGTAAGGCATTGAAGTTCTACTCGTCGGTGCGTCTGGACGTGCGCCGCATTGAAACCCTCAAGGACGGCACCGACGCCGTCGGCAACCGCACCCGCGTGAAGGTGGTCAAGAACAAGGTTGCGCCGCCGTTCAAGCAGGCCGAGTTCGACATCCTCTACGGACACGGCATCAGCAAGGAGGGCTCCCTGATCGACCTCGGTGTGGCCGAAGGGTTCATCCGCAAGTCCGGGTCCTGGTACACCTACGAAGGCGATCAGCTCGGGCAGGGCAAGGAGAACGCCCGCAATTACCTCAAAGAGAACCCCGAGACGGCCGACGAGGTCGAGAAGAAGATCAAGGAGAAGCTGGGCATCGGTGCCGTCCTCGACGAGGACGACGTGGCTCCCGCCCCGGTCGAATTCTGA
- a CDS encoding regulatory protein RecX — MRRDPATTADAETGRTVSAWDVALRLLGVRARSRHEMRERLLRRGFDDDVVNDVMARLDRAGLLDDTDFASEWVRSRHSHSGRGRIALKQELRSKGIDTEVIDEALAGIDPDAERANAVTIANKKLATMDVDLTDRADRDKAFRRLAGMLSRRGYDQSTVIEVVGEVLRTAT, encoded by the coding sequence GTGCGCCGCGATCCGGCGACGACCGCCGATGCCGAGACCGGGCGCACGGTCTCGGCATGGGATGTGGCGCTCCGGCTCCTCGGCGTCCGGGCGCGCAGCCGCCACGAAATGCGCGAACGGCTCCTGCGCCGGGGTTTCGATGACGACGTGGTCAATGACGTGATGGCCAGGCTCGATCGGGCCGGCCTGCTCGACGACACCGATTTCGCCTCCGAATGGGTACGGTCGCGGCACTCGCACAGTGGCCGGGGCCGGATCGCGCTCAAACAGGAGTTGCGGTCCAAAGGGATCGACACCGAGGTCATAGACGAGGCGCTCGCCGGCATCGATCCGGATGCCGAACGGGCCAATGCCGTAACGATCGCCAACAAAAAGCTGGCCACGATGGACGTCGATCTCACCGACCGCGCCGACCGCGACAAGGCGTTCCGTCGCCTCGCCGGGATGCTGTCGCGTCGCGGCTACGACCAGTCCACGGTCATCGAGGTGGTGGGCGAGGTCCTGCGAACCGCGACATAG
- a CDS encoding amino acid ABC transporter permease, whose product MSEHKPAGATVLYDAPGPKAQARNRITAVVFLAIIAAIAVWVIITLADNDQFVGEKWEPFTYWSTWKGYILPGLWRTVAAAAVSIVLAMALGAVLGIGRLSDHLWVRAVAGTLIEVFRAIPVLILMVFTWFLLAKYGVVPSSQLAFTAVVIGLTLYNGSVIAEIIRSGINSLPKGQTEASKALGLRKGQMMSIILLPQAVTAMLPALVSQMVIALKDSALGYIIGYSEVIRSGLLSSARYGNYIPALIVIAIIMILINFGLSSLATYLEKRLRTGRRKVQTADPDDVDIAASENLPTFGTK is encoded by the coding sequence ATGAGTGAGCACAAACCGGCCGGCGCGACAGTTCTGTACGACGCCCCCGGCCCCAAGGCACAGGCCCGCAACCGGATCACCGCGGTCGTGTTCCTGGCGATCATCGCCGCGATCGCCGTCTGGGTGATCATCACACTCGCTGACAACGACCAGTTCGTCGGCGAGAAATGGGAACCGTTCACCTACTGGAGCACCTGGAAGGGCTACATCCTGCCCGGCCTGTGGCGCACCGTGGCCGCGGCCGCCGTCTCGATCGTGCTGGCGATGGCCCTGGGTGCGGTGCTCGGTATCGGGCGGCTCTCCGATCACCTCTGGGTGCGGGCCGTCGCCGGCACCCTGATCGAGGTGTTCCGCGCCATCCCGGTGCTGATCCTGATGGTGTTCACCTGGTTCCTGCTCGCCAAGTACGGTGTGGTGCCGTCCTCACAGCTGGCGTTCACCGCGGTGGTGATCGGCCTGACCCTGTACAACGGGTCGGTGATCGCGGAGATCATCCGCTCCGGCATCAACTCGCTGCCCAAGGGTCAGACCGAGGCGTCGAAGGCGCTGGGTCTGCGCAAGGGACAGATGATGAGCATCATCCTGCTGCCGCAGGCGGTGACCGCGATGCTTCCGGCTCTCGTGTCGCAGATGGTCATCGCGCTCAAGGACAGCGCGCTGGGCTACATCATCGGCTACTCGGAGGTGATCCGCAGCGGCCTGCTCTCCTCGGCCCGCTACGGTAACTACATCCCGGCGCTGATCGTCATCGCGATCATCATGATCCTGATCAACTTCGGACTGTCGTCGCTGGCGACGTACCTCGAGAAGCGGCTGCGCACCGGTCGCCGCAAGGTGCAAACCGCCGATCCCGACGACGTCGACATCGCCGCGTCGGAGAACCTGCCGACGTTCGGCACCAAGTGA
- a CDS encoding amino acid ABC transporter permease → MSELWDSMGPELWPAFWMTIKLTFFSAIGALIWGTILAGMKVSPVPVMRGFATIYVNIVRNTPLTLIILFCAMGLSYNLGVQFASTNSTNMFWLSVVGFVVYTATFVCETLRSGFNTVPIGQAEAARSLGLPFIQVFGSIVLPQAIRAVIGPLGSVLIALTKNTTIASAIGVAEASALMKSEIETFSDQLFIIFGIIAVGFMIITLSEGAIFGYLAKRFGVKR, encoded by the coding sequence ATGAGTGAACTCTGGGACAGTATGGGGCCCGAGCTGTGGCCCGCATTCTGGATGACCATCAAACTGACGTTCTTCTCCGCCATCGGCGCGTTGATCTGGGGAACGATCCTGGCCGGCATGAAGGTGTCGCCGGTTCCGGTGATGCGCGGCTTCGCCACCATCTACGTCAACATCGTCCGCAACACCCCGCTGACGCTGATCATCCTGTTCTGCGCAATGGGCCTGAGCTACAACCTCGGTGTGCAGTTCGCCTCGACCAACTCCACCAACATGTTCTGGCTGTCGGTGGTCGGCTTCGTCGTGTACACGGCGACGTTCGTGTGCGAGACGCTGCGTTCGGGCTTCAACACGGTGCCGATCGGTCAGGCCGAAGCGGCCAGGTCCCTGGGCCTGCCGTTCATCCAGGTGTTCGGTTCGATCGTGCTGCCGCAGGCCATCCGCGCGGTCATCGGCCCCCTCGGCAGCGTGCTGATCGCGCTGACCAAAAACACCACCATCGCCTCGGCGATCGGTGTGGCCGAGGCATCGGCGCTGATGAAGAGCGAGATTGAGACGTTCTCCGATCAGTTGTTCATCATCTTCGGCATCATCGCCGTCGGTTTCATGATCATCACCCTGTCCGAGGGTGCGATCTTCGGATATCTCGCCAAACGATTCGGGGTGAAGCGATGA
- a CDS encoding glutamate ABC transporter substrate-binding protein: MRRRTGSITILIAVIGTVSALLAGCGSTEPRSLIDSIRKGTVVLGTKFDQPGLGIYNPDNGGVDGFDADVSRYVVNHIADTLGVDHPKVKWRETPSARREAMLENGEVDTIAATYSINAARSKKVSFAGPYLVTYQGLLVRRDDDSITTLTDLQKDKKLCSVTGSTSAQNVKAQLPSVQLQEFDSYSACVEGLRRGKVDALTTDESILAGYSNFWSGEFKLVEMTYPQDACVKEALKSAGSPFSTERYGIGVGKDDGEAVAMLNEAIEAMLEPGADGTSEWMRVIRKNLGDEFVDQVSARAATPDSQYQFEPTVGDLSFLDSTSTPCPTDLK, translated from the coding sequence ATGCGACGGCGTACAGGTTCCATCACCATCCTGATCGCCGTCATCGGCACCGTGAGCGCACTGCTCGCCGGTTGCGGCAGCACCGAACCACGCAGCCTCATCGACTCGATCCGCAAGGGCACGGTGGTGCTGGGCACCAAGTTCGACCAGCCCGGCCTCGGAATCTACAACCCCGACAACGGCGGCGTCGACGGATTCGATGCCGACGTCTCGCGCTATGTGGTCAACCACATCGCCGACACCCTCGGGGTCGATCATCCGAAAGTCAAGTGGCGCGAGACACCGTCGGCACGTCGTGAGGCGATGCTGGAGAACGGCGAGGTCGACACCATCGCCGCCACCTACTCGATCAACGCGGCCCGCTCCAAGAAGGTCTCGTTCGCCGGCCCCTACCTGGTGACCTACCAGGGGCTGCTGGTCCGCCGGGACGACGACTCGATCACCACACTCACCGACCTGCAGAAAGACAAGAAACTCTGCTCGGTGACCGGCTCGACGTCGGCGCAGAACGTCAAGGCCCAGCTTCCGTCGGTCCAGTTACAGGAGTTCGATTCGTATTCGGCGTGTGTCGAGGGTCTGCGACGTGGCAAGGTCGACGCACTCACCACCGACGAATCGATTCTGGCCGGCTACTCCAACTTCTGGTCGGGAGAGTTCAAGCTGGTCGAGATGACCTACCCGCAGGATGCCTGCGTCAAGGAAGCGCTCAAGTCCGCGGGTTCGCCGTTCTCCACCGAGCGCTACGGCATCGGCGTGGGCAAGGACGACGGTGAAGCGGTCGCCATGCTCAACGAGGCGATCGAGGCGATGCTCGAACCCGGCGCCGACGGCACCTCGGAATGGATGAGGGTCATCCGCAAGAACCTCGGTGACGAGTTCGTCGATCAGGTGTCCGCGCGTGCGGCGACCCCCGACTCCCAGTACCAGTTCGAGCCGACCGTGGGCGATCTGTCGTTCCTCGACTCGACATCCACCCCCTGCCCTACGGACCTGAAGTGA
- a CDS encoding amino acid ABC transporter ATP-binding protein: MISIKSVDKHYGPLHVLKDINLEVPRGQVVVVLGPSGSGKSTLCRTINRLEPIDSGEIRIEGTLLPSEGKDLAALRADVGMVFQSFNLFAHKTILDNVTLAPVKVRKKSKADATTRALELLERVGIASQKDKYPAQLSGGQQQRVAIARSLAMEPKIMLFDEPTSALDPEMVNEVLDVMVALAKEGMTMLVVTHEMGFARKAADRIIFMADGAVVEDTDPESFFTAPKSDRAKDFLSKILGH; encoded by the coding sequence ATGATCTCCATCAAGTCGGTCGACAAGCACTACGGGCCGCTGCACGTTCTCAAGGACATCAACCTCGAGGTGCCGCGCGGGCAGGTCGTGGTGGTCCTGGGTCCGTCCGGATCAGGCAAGTCGACGTTGTGTCGCACCATCAACCGGCTCGAACCCATCGACAGCGGCGAGATCCGCATCGAGGGCACCCTGCTGCCGTCCGAGGGCAAGGATCTGGCCGCCCTGCGCGCCGACGTCGGCATGGTGTTCCAGTCGTTCAACCTGTTCGCGCACAAGACAATTCTCGACAACGTCACGCTCGCGCCGGTCAAGGTCCGCAAGAAGAGCAAGGCCGACGCCACCACGCGCGCCCTCGAACTGCTCGAGCGGGTCGGCATCGCCAGCCAGAAGGACAAATATCCCGCGCAGCTCTCGGGCGGTCAGCAGCAGCGTGTGGCCATCGCCCGTTCGCTGGCGATGGAGCCGAAGATCATGCTGTTCGACGAGCCCACCTCGGCACTCGACCCCGAAATGGTCAACGAGGTCCTCGACGTCATGGTCGCGCTGGCCAAAGAAGGCATGACGATGCTGGTGGTGACCCATGAGATGGGCTTCGCCCGTAAGGCCGCCGACCGCATCATCTTCATGGCCGACGGTGCCGTCGTCGAGGACACCGACCCCGAGAGCTTCTTCACCGCACCCAAGTCCGACCGCGCCAAGGACTTCCTGAGCAAGATCCTGGGGCACTGA
- the miaB gene encoding tRNA (N6-isopentenyl adenosine(37)-C2)-methylthiotransferase MiaB produces the protein MSIELSERAPGAVETAIGQPAPGSAGLLSYQVRTYGCQMNVHDSERISGLLEGAGYVRAEDGDEADLVVFNTCAIRENADNKLYGNLSHLAPVKSRKPGMQIAVGGCLAQKDKDTVLRKAPWVDVVFGTHNIGSLPALLDRARHNEAAQVEILDSLERFPSTLPAKRDSAYSGWVSVSVGCNNTCTFCIVPSLRGKEVDRRPGDVLAEVQALVDQGVLEVTLLGQNVNAYGMSFADPEQPRNRGAFAELLRACGDIDGLERVRFTSPHPAEFTDDVIEAMAETPNVCPQLHMPLQSGSDRILKAMRRSYRQRKFLGILDKVRAAMPHAAITTDIIVGFPGETEEDFQATLDVVEQARFSSAFTFQYSPRPGTPAATMADQVPPEVVSERYRRLIALQERICLDENQRLVGTAAELLVVADEGRKSAATQRKTGRARDGRLVHFAAGEHAAAIRPGDVVTTTITGAAPHHLIADGGVIGHRTTRAGDAHEKAITPVTAPIGVGLGMPSIGPKAAEPAAVGCSSGCGS, from the coding sequence GTGAGTATCGAGTTGTCCGAGCGTGCGCCGGGAGCTGTGGAAACCGCGATCGGGCAACCCGCGCCCGGTTCGGCGGGGTTGTTGAGTTATCAGGTCCGTACCTACGGCTGCCAGATGAATGTGCACGATTCCGAGAGGATCTCCGGGCTCCTGGAGGGAGCCGGCTACGTTCGCGCCGAAGACGGCGACGAGGCCGATCTCGTCGTCTTCAACACCTGTGCCATCCGTGAGAACGCCGACAACAAACTGTACGGCAACCTGTCGCATCTGGCGCCGGTGAAATCGCGCAAACCCGGTATGCAGATCGCTGTCGGCGGTTGCCTGGCCCAGAAGGACAAGGACACGGTGCTCCGGAAGGCGCCGTGGGTTGACGTCGTCTTCGGCACCCACAACATCGGGTCGCTGCCCGCACTGCTCGATCGCGCCCGCCACAATGAGGCGGCGCAGGTGGAGATCCTCGACTCGCTCGAGCGATTCCCGTCGACGCTGCCGGCCAAACGTGACTCGGCCTACTCCGGGTGGGTGTCGGTGTCGGTGGGCTGCAACAACACCTGCACGTTCTGCATCGTGCCGTCGCTGCGCGGCAAAGAGGTCGACCGGCGCCCGGGTGATGTCCTGGCCGAGGTGCAGGCGCTCGTCGATCAGGGTGTGTTGGAGGTGACGTTGCTCGGGCAGAACGTGAACGCCTACGGCATGTCCTTCGCCGATCCCGAACAGCCGCGCAACCGGGGCGCGTTCGCCGAGTTGTTGCGGGCGTGCGGCGACATCGACGGCCTGGAGCGGGTCCGGTTCACCTCGCCGCATCCGGCCGAGTTCACCGATGATGTGATCGAGGCGATGGCCGAGACCCCCAACGTGTGCCCGCAACTGCACATGCCGTTGCAGTCCGGGTCCGACCGGATCCTCAAGGCGATGCGGCGCAGTTACCGTCAGCGCAAGTTCCTCGGCATCCTCGACAAGGTGCGTGCGGCGATGCCGCACGCGGCCATCACCACCGACATCATCGTCGGGTTCCCCGGCGAGACCGAGGAAGACTTCCAGGCCACCCTCGATGTGGTGGAGCAGGCCCGCTTCTCCAGCGCGTTCACCTTCCAGTATTCGCCGCGACCGGGAACCCCGGCGGCGACGATGGCCGACCAGGTACCGCCCGAGGTGGTGTCCGAGCGCTACCGGCGCCTGATCGCCCTGCAGGAACGCATCTGCCTGGACGAGAACCAGCGACTTGTCGGGACCGCCGCCGAACTGCTCGTGGTAGCCGATGAGGGTCGTAAATCCGCTGCCACACAGCGTAAAACGGGTCGTGCCAGGGATGGTCGCCTGGTGCACTTCGCGGCCGGCGAGCATGCGGCGGCGATCCGTCCGGGCGATGTGGTCACCACCACGATCACCGGTGCCGCACCGCACCATCTGATCGCCGACGGCGGGGTCATCGGTCACCGGACCACCCGCGCGGGCGACGCGCACGAGAAAGCCATCACCCCCGTCACCGCGCCCATCGGTGTGGGTCTGGGGATGCCGTCGATCGGCCCGAAGGCCGCCGAACCGGCCGCCGTCGGTTGCTCGAGCGGCTGCGGGTCCTAA
- a CDS encoding Rv2732c family membrane protein, which translates to MNEHIGPAQSPAGGKFAAYEDELRAAEKKVSGEIDPGARALVVAVGVMLAMVSLVLPHTGDASGIDVLVSAPAADAARLNVTSRIFVYLLVIFAVGASALALLSRRWVIAWVALCGTAVTCVAGMLAWWSRHTPGVGGVEPPSGVGIGLMLGELAAVLLAFHWARIVWARSTYHMALEEERRREAAERDELARVLQGRPQHRGSGGDADL; encoded by the coding sequence GTGAACGAGCACATCGGACCGGCCCAGAGTCCCGCGGGCGGTAAGTTCGCCGCCTACGAGGACGAACTGCGGGCCGCTGAGAAGAAGGTTTCCGGCGAGATCGACCCCGGCGCGCGGGCGTTGGTGGTGGCCGTCGGCGTGATGTTGGCGATGGTGTCGCTGGTGCTGCCGCACACCGGGGACGCGAGCGGTATCGATGTTCTGGTCTCCGCGCCCGCCGCCGACGCCGCACGTCTGAACGTTACCTCGCGGATCTTCGTCTACCTGCTCGTGATCTTCGCGGTAGGTGCCTCCGCGCTGGCATTGCTGTCGCGCCGCTGGGTGATCGCCTGGGTGGCACTGTGCGGCACCGCCGTGACCTGCGTCGCGGGGATGCTCGCGTGGTGGTCGCGGCACACCCCCGGCGTCGGGGGAGTCGAACCGCCGTCGGGTGTCGGGATCGGGTTGATGCTGGGCGAGCTGGCGGCCGTGCTGCTGGCCTTCCACTGGGCGCGGATCGTATGGGCACGCAGCACCTACCACATGGCGCTGGAGGAGGAACGTCGGCGCGAGGCCGCTGAACGCGACGAGTTGGCACGCGTCCTGCAGGGTCGCCCGCAACACCGCGGCTCCGGCGGCGACGCGGACCTGTAG
- a CDS encoding DUF349 domain-containing protein, protein MTNPTDPTANDPGTPRPAPAPRPGPRPGPRPGPRPSAAIPPIPAPVPHGDPHEFGRIDADGEVWLKTADGERSIGSWQAGSVEEGYAHFARRFDDLATEVEILEERLAAGSGDPRKAHQSAQHLLDELPTATVLGDVAALERRLTAIVNSADDAASAQRSAREEARAAAITRKEELAAEAEQIGAEATQWKAAGDRLRAILDEWKAIKGVDRKTDDQLWKRYAKARDAFNRRRGAHFAELDRERVGAKHRKEEIIAKAEELSSSTDWGPTAGRFRDLLAEWKAAGRAPRDTDDALWQRFKAAQDVFFAARNAVVSERDNEFAANATAKLALLAEAEKVVVPDTDLDAARREFRAFRDRWDEIGKVPREQMHSLENRARALEKRIRDAEDAQWQRTDPEAEARAAQFADRAAQLEEQAAKAAQRGKDRDAAALRDQAAQWREWAQAARSAISDR, encoded by the coding sequence ATGACCAATCCGACCGATCCCACCGCGAACGACCCGGGTACTCCACGCCCGGCTCCTGCGCCCCGGCCCGGACCGCGCCCGGGACCCCGGCCGGGGCCGCGCCCGTCGGCCGCGATCCCCCCGATCCCGGCTCCGGTGCCGCACGGCGACCCCCATGAGTTCGGGCGCATCGACGCCGACGGCGAGGTGTGGCTCAAGACCGCCGACGGTGAACGGTCGATCGGGTCGTGGCAGGCCGGCTCCGTCGAGGAGGGGTACGCGCACTTCGCCCGTCGCTTCGACGACCTGGCCACCGAGGTCGAGATCCTGGAAGAACGTCTGGCCGCCGGGTCGGGAGATCCGCGCAAAGCGCACCAGAGCGCCCAGCATCTGCTCGACGAACTGCCGACGGCGACGGTGCTCGGCGATGTGGCGGCACTCGAACGCCGCCTGACCGCGATCGTGAACAGCGCCGACGACGCCGCCTCGGCGCAACGTTCGGCGCGCGAGGAGGCACGGGCTGCCGCGATCACCCGCAAGGAGGAGCTCGCGGCCGAGGCCGAGCAGATCGGCGCCGAGGCCACCCAGTGGAAGGCTGCGGGCGATCGGCTGCGCGCCATCCTCGACGAGTGGAAGGCCATCAAGGGCGTCGACCGCAAGACCGACGACCAGCTGTGGAAGCGGTACGCCAAGGCACGTGACGCCTTCAACCGCCGCCGCGGCGCGCACTTCGCCGAACTCGACCGCGAACGGGTCGGCGCCAAGCACCGCAAGGAAGAGATCATCGCCAAGGCCGAGGAACTGTCCTCGTCCACCGACTGGGGTCCCACTGCCGGCAGGTTCCGTGACCTGCTCGCCGAGTGGAAGGCGGCAGGACGCGCGCCGCGTGACACCGACGATGCCCTCTGGCAGCGTTTCAAAGCTGCCCAGGACGTGTTCTTCGCCGCCCGCAACGCGGTGGTCTCCGAACGTGACAACGAGTTCGCGGCCAACGCGACGGCCAAGCTCGCCCTGCTGGCCGAGGCGGAGAAGGTGGTCGTACCCGATACCGACCTCGACGCGGCACGACGCGAGTTCCGTGCCTTCCGCGACAGGTGGGACGAGATCGGCAAGGTTCCGCGCGAACAGATGCACAGTCTGGAGAACCGGGCCCGCGCGCTGGAGAAGCGCATCCGTGACGCCGAGGACGCCCAGTGGCAGCGCACCGACCCCGAGGCCGAGGCCCGTGCGGCTCAGTTCGCCGACCGCGCCGCGCAGTTGGAGGAACAGGCCGCCAAGGCCGCCCAGCGAGGCAAGGACCGCGACGCCGCCGCATTGCGGGACCAGGCCGCGCAGTGGCGTGAATGGGCGCAGGCCGCGCGCAGCGCCATCTCCGATCGCTGA
- a CDS encoding class III extradiol ring-cleavage dioxygenase family protein, giving the protein MLASVVFVPSAPLLVPQLAGPRATEAVAVREAVRAAGTALAELAPRWVAVGAGDVTGGAVTGGAAATGSFARYGVDVAVSLRAPGFAGAPVLTGGGPDAAGTARLPLSMLIAAWLREAGGADSVEPLIIDPGAPVQECLRTGRMLAAAVAAADTPIGVLVVGDGSTQLSPSAPGGGLVPESVALNDNLVAAIASGDRDVLAGISPQDCDRAGVGGRAAWQVAAALCDGVRVSVQPYYEGCPFGVGYVVASWTPVVPRTPVVTQMPASRS; this is encoded by the coding sequence GTGTTGGCCAGCGTCGTTTTTGTCCCGAGCGCGCCCTTGCTGGTGCCGCAACTGGCCGGCCCCCGGGCGACCGAGGCGGTGGCGGTGCGGGAGGCGGTACGAGCGGCGGGCACCGCGCTGGCCGAACTCGCCCCGCGCTGGGTGGCCGTCGGCGCCGGTGACGTCACAGGTGGTGCGGTCACGGGTGGTGCGGCGGCGACCGGGTCATTCGCCCGCTACGGCGTCGATGTGGCCGTGTCCTTGCGCGCGCCGGGATTCGCCGGCGCCCCGGTGCTCACCGGCGGCGGGCCGGATGCGGCCGGAACCGCGCGGCTGCCGCTGTCGATGCTGATCGCCGCCTGGCTTCGTGAGGCCGGCGGCGCCGACAGCGTGGAGCCGCTGATCATCGATCCCGGTGCACCGGTGCAGGAGTGCCTGCGGACCGGACGGATGCTCGCCGCCGCGGTGGCCGCCGCGGACACGCCCATCGGCGTGCTGGTGGTGGGGGACGGATCCACCCAGCTCAGCCCGTCGGCACCGGGCGGGGGTCTGGTTCCCGAGTCGGTGGCGCTCAACGACAACCTCGTGGCCGCGATCGCGTCCGGTGACCGCGATGTGCTGGCCGGAATCTCGCCGCAGGACTGCGACCGTGCCGGAGTCGGGGGCCGGGCCGCCTGGCAGGTCGCCGCGGCGCTGTGCGACGGGGTGCGGGTGTCGGTGCAGCCGTACTACGAGGGTTGCCCCTTCGGGGTCGGATACGTCGTGGCGTCCTGGACACCGGTCGTGCCCCGGACGCCCGTCGTCACCCAGATGCCCGCGTCCCGGTCATGA
- the miaA gene encoding tRNA (adenosine(37)-N6)-dimethylallyltransferase MiaA, producing MSDRSPDRPVPVAIVGPTASGKSALGLDIAERVGGEIVNVDAMAQYRGMDIGTAKPPLHERRGIVHHQLDVLDVTETATVARYQAAARADIERLLGAGITPVIVGGSMLYVQALLDDWSFPATDRAVRARYEQQLAQVGVAAMHRQLAEVDPQAAATILDTDGRRIVRALEVVELTGEPFAASAPTIGEPRWGTTILAVDRDTAALDDRIARRTDRMFADGLVAEVEGLCEVGLREGVTARRAIGYAQVLEFLDGGIDLARARELTFIGTRRYVRRQRSWFRRDHRITWLDGAAPDLLSSAMGALDPT from the coding sequence ATGAGCGACCGGTCACCGGATCGTCCGGTGCCGGTGGCGATCGTCGGCCCCACCGCGAGCGGAAAGTCGGCGCTGGGCCTGGACATCGCCGAACGGGTCGGCGGGGAGATCGTCAACGTCGACGCGATGGCGCAGTACCGGGGTATGGACATCGGCACCGCCAAACCGCCGCTGCACGAGCGCCGCGGCATCGTCCACCATCAGCTCGATGTCCTCGACGTCACCGAAACCGCCACCGTGGCCCGCTATCAGGCGGCGGCACGCGCCGACATCGAACGGCTGCTCGGGGCGGGTATCACCCCGGTGATCGTGGGTGGCTCGATGCTGTACGTGCAGGCACTGCTCGACGACTGGTCGTTCCCGGCCACCGACCGCGCGGTCCGGGCCCGCTACGAGCAGCAACTGGCCCAGGTCGGTGTCGCGGCCATGCACCGGCAACTCGCCGAGGTCGACCCGCAGGCGGCGGCCACCATCCTCGACACCGACGGCCGGCGCATCGTGCGCGCGCTGGAGGTGGTGGAACTGACCGGCGAGCCGTTCGCCGCGTCGGCCCCCACGATCGGTGAACCACGCTGGGGCACCACAATTCTCGCGGTCGACCGGGACACCGCGGCCCTCGACGACCGGATAGCGCGGCGCACCGACCGGATGTTCGCCGACGGGCTGGTCGCCGAGGTCGAGGGACTGTGTGAGGTCGGGTTGCGCGAGGGGGTGACCGCGCGCCGGGCGATCGGCTACGCCCAGGTGCTCGAGTTCCTCGACGGCGGTATCGACCTGGCCCGGGCACGTGAGCTGACGTTCATCGGCACCCGGCGCTATGTGCGCCGGCAACGTTCGTGGTTCCGCCGCGACCACCGCATCACCTGGCTCGACGGCGCCGCCCCGGACCTGCTGTCGAGCGCGATGGGTGCGCTCGACCCGACCTGA